From one Plectropomus leopardus isolate mb chromosome 8, YSFRI_Pleo_2.0, whole genome shotgun sequence genomic stretch:
- the kctd6b gene encoding BTB/POZ domain-containing protein KCTD6 isoform X1 — MDNGDWGHRMSTPVTLNVGGHLYTTSLSTLQRYPDSMLGAMFRGDFPTTRDSQGNYFIDRDGTLFRYILNFLRTSELTLPLDFTETDLLRKEADFYQIEPLIQCLNDPKPLYPPDIFEQVVELSSTRKLSKYSNPVAVIITQLTITTKVHGLLEGISNNFTKWNKHMMDTRDCQVSFTFGPCDYHQEVSLRVHLMDYIMKQGFTIRNTRVHHMSERANENTVEHHWTFCRPAHKVED, encoded by the exons ATGGATAATGGAGACTGGGGCCATAGG ATGAGTACTCCTGTTACCTTAAACGTGGGAGGCCACCTGTACACCACCAGTTTATCCACCCTGCAGCGCTATCCAGACTCCATGCTGGGTGCCATGTTCCGGGGAGACTTCCCCACAACTCGCGATTCCCAGGGGAATTATTTTATCGATCGTGATGGCACGCTTTTCCGCTACATCCTGAACTTCCTGCGGACGTCTGAGCTTACCCTCCCCTTGGACTTCACAGAGACAGACCTCCTGAGGAAAGAAGCAGACTTCTATCAGATCGAACCTTTGATCCAGTGCCTTAACGATCCCAAGCCGCTGTACCCTCCCGACATCTTCGAGCAGGTCGTGGAGCTCTCCAGCACCCggaaactgtcaaaatattcaAACCCAGTCGCCGTTATCATCACACAACTAACCATAACCACGAAGGTCCACGGCCTGCTGGAGGGTATTTCCAACAACTTCACCAAATGGAACAAACACATGATGGACACCAGAGACTGCCAGGTGTCATTCACCTTCGGACCATGTGACTATCACCAAGAGGTGTCCCTAAGGGTTCACCTCATGGACTACATCATGAAGCAAGGCTTCACCATCCGAAACACACGTGTGCATCACATGAGTGAGCGTGCAAATGAGAACACGGTGGAGCATCACTGGACTTTTTGTAGACCGGCTCATAAAGTTGAAGACTGA
- the kctd6b gene encoding BTB/POZ domain-containing protein KCTD6 isoform X2 yields the protein MSTPVTLNVGGHLYTTSLSTLQRYPDSMLGAMFRGDFPTTRDSQGNYFIDRDGTLFRYILNFLRTSELTLPLDFTETDLLRKEADFYQIEPLIQCLNDPKPLYPPDIFEQVVELSSTRKLSKYSNPVAVIITQLTITTKVHGLLEGISNNFTKWNKHMMDTRDCQVSFTFGPCDYHQEVSLRVHLMDYIMKQGFTIRNTRVHHMSERANENTVEHHWTFCRPAHKVED from the coding sequence ATGAGTACTCCTGTTACCTTAAACGTGGGAGGCCACCTGTACACCACCAGTTTATCCACCCTGCAGCGCTATCCAGACTCCATGCTGGGTGCCATGTTCCGGGGAGACTTCCCCACAACTCGCGATTCCCAGGGGAATTATTTTATCGATCGTGATGGCACGCTTTTCCGCTACATCCTGAACTTCCTGCGGACGTCTGAGCTTACCCTCCCCTTGGACTTCACAGAGACAGACCTCCTGAGGAAAGAAGCAGACTTCTATCAGATCGAACCTTTGATCCAGTGCCTTAACGATCCCAAGCCGCTGTACCCTCCCGACATCTTCGAGCAGGTCGTGGAGCTCTCCAGCACCCggaaactgtcaaaatattcaAACCCAGTCGCCGTTATCATCACACAACTAACCATAACCACGAAGGTCCACGGCCTGCTGGAGGGTATTTCCAACAACTTCACCAAATGGAACAAACACATGATGGACACCAGAGACTGCCAGGTGTCATTCACCTTCGGACCATGTGACTATCACCAAGAGGTGTCCCTAAGGGTTCACCTCATGGACTACATCATGAAGCAAGGCTTCACCATCCGAAACACACGTGTGCATCACATGAGTGAGCGTGCAAATGAGAACACGGTGGAGCATCACTGGACTTTTTGTAGACCGGCTCATAAAGTTGAAGACTGA
- the LOC121946547 gene encoding small integral membrane protein 4, producing the protein MFNRSNDKVRYILSLVPGKQRLGTYRFLPIFFCIGGVMEWIMINVRIGKETFYDVYRRKRSEREYQQKIADGLIVLNEPAAK; encoded by the exons ATGTTTAACAGGAGTAATGATAAAGTCAGATATATACTGAGCCTTGTCCCGGGCAAACAGCGTCTGGGGACGTACAGGTTTCTGCCCATTTTCTTCTGCATCGGAGGCGTCATGGAGTGGATCATGATCAACGTGAGGATAGGAAAAGAGACTTTCT ATGATGTCTACCGAAGAAAACGATCAGAGCGGGAGTACCAGCAGAAGATAGCAGATGGTTTGATAGTCCTCAATGAGCCTGCGGCCAAGTGA
- the ognb gene encoding osteoglycin, paralog b, with amino-acid sequence MMELRTLIITSVMLPWILSSAAKVEYMEVRKPKKDVVHFPDYTLPESDTDPASLRAEEMPTCLLCVCLSGSVYCEEVFPELSTVPALPKETAYLYARFNKITKIRNQDFADMATLRRIDLSVNLIAEIDDGAFSKLPNLEELNLAENKLTKLPMLPTKLVSFNANFNQLKTQGVKATAFKKLTKLAYLYLGNNELTAVPQLPESLHIVHLHNNKIKTITDETFCKGNTSYYIRTNMHEVRLDGNPIILSAHPNSFICLESLPIGWYN; translated from the exons ATGATGGAATTAAGGACTTTAATTATCACATCTGTTATGCTCCCATGGATACTGTCTTCTGCAGCAAAGGTTGAATACATGGAGGTCAGAAAACCTAAG AAAGACGTTGTACACTTTCCAGACTACACCCTTCCAGAGTCGGACACTGACCCAGCATCTCTGAGAGCTGAAG AGATGCCGAcatgtttgctgtgtgtttgcctgAGTGGATCTGTTTACTGCGAGGAGGTGTTCCCTGAACTGTCAACTGTCCCAGCACTGCCAAAGGAGACAGCATATCTCTATGCACGTttcaacaaaatcacaaaaatcagaAACCAAGACTTTGCAGACATGG CCACATTAAGAAGAATTGACCTCAGTGTGAATCTCATTGCCGAGATAGACGATGGAGCGTTTTCAAAACTTCCCAATCTTGAGGAGCTCAATCTTGCAGAAAACAAGCTGACCAAACTTCCCATGCTGCCCACCAAGCTGGTATCATTTAATGCCaatttcaaccagctgaaaaccCAGGGTGTGAAAGCAACTGCTTTTAAA AAACTAACAAAGCTGGCATATCTTTACCTGGGAAACAATGAACTGACAGCCGTGCCGCAACTTCCAGAGTCTCTTCACATCGTGCACCTGCAT AACAACAAgatcaaaacaataacagatGAGACGTTCTGCAAAGGTAACACTAGTTACTACATCCGGACCAACATGCACGAGGTGAGACTGGACGGGAACCCCATCATCCTGTCGGCACATCCTAACAGCTTCATCTGTCTGGAGTCTCTCCCCATCGGATGGTACAACTAA
- the LOC121946546 gene encoding 14-3-3 protein beta/alpha-1-like, producing the protein MDKNDLVQKAKLAEQAERYDDMAAAMKSVTEQGTELSNEERNLLSVAYKNVVGARRSSWRVISSIEQKTEGNDKKQQMAREYREKIEAELQEICNDVLGLLDNFLISNASAPESKVFYLKMKGDYYRYLSEVASGDSKKDTVDNSQQAYQQAFDISKGDMQPTHPIRLGLALNFSVFYYEILNNPDKACSLAKAAFDEAIAELDTLNEDSYKDSTLIMQLLRDNLTLWTSENQADEGETGDGEN; encoded by the exons ATGGATAAGAACGACCTGGTACAGAAGGCCAAGCTTGCTGAGCAGGCTGAGCGCTATGATGACATGGCTGCTGCCATGAAGTCGGTGACAGAGCAAGGTACTGAGCTGTCAAATGAGGAGCGCAATCTTCTCTCTGTTGCCTACAAGAATGTGGTAGGAGCACGCCGCTCATCCTGGCGTGTCATCTCCAGCATCGAGCAGAAGACTGAGggcaatgacaaaaaacagcagatggCACGTGAATACCGGGAGAAGATTGAAGCTGAGCTGCAGGAAATCTGCAATGATGTGCTC GGGCTACTGGACAACTTTCTCATTAGCAATGCATCTGCTCCTGAGAGCAAGGTGTTCTATCTGAAAATGAAAGGCGACTATTATAGATACCTGTCTGAGGTTGCATCTGGGGATTCTAAGAAGG ACACAGTGGACAACTCCCAGCAGGCGTACCAGCAAGCTTTTGATATTAGCAAGGGGGATATGCAGCCAACACACCCTATCCGGCTTGGCCTGGCCCTCAACTTCTCAGTCTTTTACTATGAAATCCTCAACAACCCGGACAAGGCCTGCAGCCTGGCTAAGGCG GCATTTGATGAAGCCATCGCTGAACTTGACACTTTGAACGAGGATTCTTACAAAGACAGCACCCTGATCATGCAACTACTAAGGGACAACCTGACT CTGTGGACATCAGAAAACCAGGCAGATGAGGGAGAGACCGGAGACGGGGAAAACTAA